A single region of the Gammaproteobacteria bacterium genome encodes:
- the rlmN gene encoding 23S rRNA (adenine(2503)-C(2))-methyltransferase RlmN: MPTTDKINLLDFNRAALETFFISNGEKPFRARQLMQWVHQRGVTDFSLMTDMSKSLREFLHANCCVRRPRILTHQRAADGTRKWLLSVDDSDNAIECVLIPEKSRMTLCVSSQLGCTLNCSFCATAKQGFNRNLTTAEIIAQLHFAHHSLLAEGYTKGVTNVVMMGMGEPLLNFDAVIAAVDMMCDDYGYALSKRRVTISTAGVVPAIEKLEHSTDVALAVSLHAPNDRLRNQLVPINRKYPIRKLLQACHGYIDGYKSRKITFEYVMLDGVNDSLEHARQLVKLIRDIPCKLNLIPFNPYPHAIYQCSEQQAIDRFRDYTAGKGIVTVTRRARGDDIDAACGQLVGAFHDRSRRSEKYQLSLKEIKGMRLAN; encoded by the coding sequence ATGCCCACGACTGATAAAATTAATTTGCTTGATTTCAATCGAGCTGCGCTCGAAACGTTCTTTATCTCCAATGGAGAAAAACCGTTTCGTGCCCGGCAGTTGATGCAATGGGTACACCAGCGCGGGGTTACCGACTTCAGCCTGATGACGGACATGTCCAAGAGTTTGCGTGAGTTTCTGCATGCAAATTGTTGCGTTCGGCGCCCGCGGATACTGACGCATCAGCGCGCGGCCGACGGTACGCGCAAATGGTTACTGAGCGTCGACGATAGCGACAACGCGATCGAGTGCGTATTAATCCCGGAAAAATCGCGCATGACACTTTGCGTATCTTCGCAACTCGGCTGCACCTTGAACTGCAGTTTCTGTGCAACCGCAAAGCAGGGATTTAATCGCAATCTGACGACTGCCGAAATCATCGCCCAACTGCATTTTGCGCATCACAGCCTGCTGGCCGAGGGTTATACAAAGGGTGTTACCAACGTGGTCATGATGGGCATGGGTGAGCCGCTGCTGAATTTCGATGCGGTCATTGCCGCAGTCGATATGATGTGTGATGACTATGGTTACGCCTTGAGCAAACGGCGGGTCACGATAAGCACCGCTGGTGTTGTTCCAGCGATAGAAAAGCTCGAGCACTCAACCGATGTTGCGCTGGCGGTATCGCTACATGCACCCAATGATCGGTTGCGCAACCAGCTGGTCCCGATCAACAGAAAATACCCGATACGCAAGTTACTGCAGGCCTGCCACGGTTATATTGACGGTTACAAGAGTCGCAAGATCACTTTTGAATACGTCATGCTGGATGGCGTCAACGACAGTCTCGAGCACGCGCGTCAACTGGTTAAACTCATCAGGGATATACCCTGTAAGTTGAACCTGATTCCTTTCAATCCCTATCCGCATGCCATTTATCAGTGCTCGGAGCAGCAGGCGATCGACCGTTTTCGTGACTATACCGCGGGTAAGGGAATCGTGACGGTCACCCGGCGCGCGCGCGGAGACGATATCGACGCTGCCTGCGGACAGCTGGTAGGCGCATTTCATGACCGCAGCCGGCGTAGCGAAAAGTATCAGTTAAGTTTGAAAGAAATAAAGGGGATGCGTCTTGCCAATTAA
- the thrC gene encoding threonine synthase, translated as MIFTETRGNDGIRQARMSFSGALQSPIASFGGIYSPEAMPPLDPGFLGRHLDSSYKQLALALLQHLDIDIDTQVLRQALDLYDRFDDATDPVPVVRLDQNIFVSELYHGPTRAFKDMALQPFGLVLSELAQQQQQQYLILTATSGDTGPAALETFRNRANIRVACLYPDGGTSDVQRLQMVTEDAPNLKVIGIRGNFDDAQSALKSLLSSQTFNQRLSELNISLSAANSVNFGRIIFQMLYQFHCYLALVRQQAITLGESIVLHIPSGNFGNALGAYYAHRLGLPIAKIVIASNANNVLTEWIQTGRYDLSHRDLITTTSPAMDILKSSNVERLLFDLFGAIRTRELMQQLDELGCYQLEPKEHEQVTEVFAADFCSDNEGKEYIRQTFAQGYLVDPHTATCLKTCRSEPFRDQVNLIYSTAEWTKFAPVMDNAINGNEPESDRAALESVAAAAGIKVPEVIAQLFEKAIAHPDVVKKQDIESEILKFLEPKR; from the coding sequence ATGATTTTCACCGAAACCCGAGGCAACGACGGTATACGCCAGGCGCGCATGAGCTTTTCGGGCGCGCTGCAGTCTCCGATCGCCTCGTTCGGCGGAATTTACAGCCCCGAGGCCATGCCACCGCTTGACCCCGGATTCCTGGGCCGCCACCTGGACAGTTCATACAAGCAATTGGCGCTCGCCTTGCTGCAACACCTCGATATCGATATCGACACGCAAGTGTTACGTCAGGCACTTGATTTGTACGATCGTTTCGACGACGCGACTGACCCGGTACCGGTGGTCAGGCTGGATCAGAATATATTTGTCAGCGAACTCTACCATGGGCCAACCCGTGCCTTTAAGGACATGGCGTTACAACCCTTTGGCCTGGTACTGTCGGAGCTCGCGCAACAGCAACAACAACAATACCTGATCCTGACCGCAACCAGCGGTGACACGGGTCCGGCCGCGTTGGAGACGTTTCGCAACCGTGCCAACATCCGTGTTGCCTGCCTGTATCCGGATGGCGGCACCTCCGACGTGCAGCGCCTGCAGATGGTGACCGAGGATGCACCCAATCTCAAGGTAATTGGTATTCGCGGTAATTTTGACGACGCGCAGTCAGCGCTTAAATCGCTACTTTCTTCACAAACGTTTAACCAGCGCTTAAGCGAATTAAACATATCCCTGTCAGCCGCCAACTCGGTTAATTTCGGGCGCATCATATTCCAGATGCTGTACCAGTTTCATTGCTACCTGGCGTTGGTGCGTCAACAGGCAATTACGCTGGGTGAAAGTATCGTGCTGCATATTCCCAGCGGCAATTTTGGTAATGCGCTGGGCGCTTACTATGCCCATCGTCTCGGTTTGCCGATCGCTAAAATCGTAATCGCGTCCAACGCCAATAACGTACTCACCGAATGGATTCAAACCGGTCGCTACGACCTGAGTCATCGCGACCTGATTACGACGACTTCACCGGCGATGGATATTCTCAAATCATCCAATGTTGAGCGCCTGCTGTTCGACCTGTTCGGTGCGATCCGCACCCGGGAACTGATGCAGCAGCTAGACGAGCTGGGTTGTTACCAGCTCGAACCAAAGGAGCATGAGCAGGTTACCGAGGTATTTGCGGCCGATTTTTGTTCAGACAACGAAGGAAAGGAGTACATTCGACAGACTTTTGCGCAGGGATACCTGGTAGATCCACATACAGCGACCTGCCTGAAAACCTGCCGGTCGGAGCCCTTTCGGGACCAGGTCAATCTCATTTATTCGACCGCGGAATGGACCAAGTTCGCTCCGGTTATGGACAATGCGATTAATGGAAACGAACCAGAATCGGACCGGGCGGCACTGGAATCGGTTGCGGCCGCCGCCGGCATAAAGGTGCCCGAGGTCATCGCACAATTATTCGAGAAAGCCATCGCTCACCCCGACGTTGTCAAAAAGCAGGACATCGAAAGCGAGATTTTGAAATTCCTGGAACCGAAGCGCTAG
- a CDS encoding multidrug effflux MFS transporter gives MNPRVAGRSPGFIEFVILIALIISLVALSIDAMLPALPEIAADLGVHQINDSQYVISIFFAGMAFGQIFFGPLSDSFGRRPSIISGFAVFALGCVLSIVAVDFEQMLLGRFLQGLGASGPRIVSIALVRDQFKGREMARVMSFVMTVFILVPVFAPAIGQLILKLASWHWIFAMFLLLVLVVVSWFWLRQPETLARKNRIRFSFAQLLLDIQAILRNRAALGYTLTMGFIFGAFLGYLSSSQQIFQVQYELFDLFPLYFGILASAIGCASLVNARLVMRFGMRRLSRIALQVICLLSFPFFLGAAFLDGHPGLFMLMMYLLCVFFFFGILFGNLIALAMEPLGHIAGLGSAVVGSLSTLISVVFGIIIANAYNSTIMPLVAGFAILGLASLLIIKWTEAGLESDS, from the coding sequence ATGAATCCCCGGGTAGCCGGTCGAAGTCCCGGGTTTATCGAGTTTGTTATTCTCATTGCATTGATCATATCGCTGGTTGCGCTTTCAATCGATGCGATGTTGCCGGCACTGCCGGAGATTGCGGCCGATCTCGGTGTGCATCAGATTAATGACAGCCAATACGTGATCTCGATTTTTTTTGCGGGTATGGCCTTCGGTCAAATATTTTTCGGCCCGCTGTCGGATTCGTTCGGTCGTCGTCCCTCCATTATCTCGGGTTTTGCAGTGTTCGCGCTGGGTTGCGTGCTTTCTATCGTTGCAGTCGATTTCGAGCAGATGTTGCTGGGCCGATTTCTGCAGGGATTGGGGGCCTCGGGGCCGCGCATCGTATCGATTGCGCTGGTTCGCGATCAGTTCAAAGGCCGCGAAATGGCAAGAGTCATGTCTTTCGTGATGACCGTGTTCATACTGGTTCCGGTATTCGCGCCTGCGATAGGGCAGCTGATTCTGAAGCTGGCCAGCTGGCACTGGATCTTCGCTATGTTTCTGCTGCTGGTGCTGGTGGTTGTATCCTGGTTCTGGTTGCGTCAACCCGAGACACTGGCGCGCAAGAACCGAATCAGGTTTTCTTTCGCCCAATTGTTGCTCGATATTCAGGCCATACTCAGAAACCGGGCCGCGCTGGGCTACACCTTGACGATGGGATTTATTTTTGGTGCTTTCCTCGGGTACCTCAGCAGCTCTCAGCAGATTTTCCAGGTACAGTACGAGTTATTCGACCTGTTTCCACTTTATTTCGGAATTCTGGCCAGTGCGATTGGCTGCGCATCGCTGGTAAACGCGCGCCTGGTGATGCGCTTCGGAATGAGGCGTCTGTCAAGAATCGCGCTGCAGGTGATCTGTTTGCTGTCTTTTCCATTTTTTCTTGGCGCGGCATTTCTGGATGGTCATCCAGGCCTTTTCATGTTAATGATGTATCTGCTTTGCGTATTCTTTTTCTTTGGTATTCTGTTTGGAAACCTGATTGCGCTCGCGATGGAGCCGCTCGGTCACATAGCCGGTCTTGGGTCGGCGGTCGTAGGGTCCCTGTCAACCCTGATCTCGGTTGTGTTTGGGATCATCATTGCCAACGCCTATAACTCGACTATTATGCCGCTGGTGGCAGGATTCGCGATACTCGGATTAGCCAGCCTGTTGATTATCAAATGGACTGAAGCCGGCCTCGAATCGGATTCCTAG
- the arsN2 gene encoding arsenic resistance N-acetyltransferase ArsN2, which translates to MPFDSIIRLRAGDLVQLENLLLGNNLPAEDCAEQVQNFYGIFDGADLIAAGGLEPAANVALLRSVVVHEQYRGRGLGKSIIEHLIRFADSEGRESVYLLTETAGAYFENLGFKRIDRIEVPPAIASTRQFTSLCPDTASCLKMTFAAPR; encoded by the coding sequence TTGCCTTTCGATTCGATAATCAGGCTTCGGGCTGGTGACCTGGTTCAGCTGGAAAACCTGCTGCTTGGCAATAATCTACCGGCGGAGGATTGTGCAGAACAGGTGCAAAATTTCTATGGGATCTTCGACGGGGCCGATCTGATTGCTGCCGGAGGACTCGAACCTGCTGCAAACGTTGCGCTGCTGCGCTCCGTGGTCGTGCACGAGCAATATCGCGGCCGTGGTCTCGGAAAAAGCATCATCGAACACCTCATCAGGTTCGCTGATTCCGAGGGCAGGGAGTCGGTTTATTTACTCACCGAAACTGCCGGGGCCTATTTTGAAAATCTGGGTTTTAAGCGAATTGATCGTATCGAAGTCCCGCCCGCTATTGCAAGTACCCGCCAATTTACGTCGCTTTGTCCAGACACTGCCAGTTGTCTGAAGATGACGTTTGCAGCGCCTCGATAG
- a CDS encoding homoserine dehydrogenase — protein sequence MKPVKLGLLGVGTVGASTAIVLKNNSAEIARRAGRKIEIIQASRRNVAAGLPQGSGDINLVDDPFEVINNPEIDIVIELIGGYDPALELVMQAIEKGKHVVTANKALIALHGNEIFAAAQKSGVNVVFEAAVAGGIPIIKSIREGLSANHIQSVAGIINGTGNFILTEMRDKGRDFDDVLHEAQQLGYAEADPTFDVEGIDAAHKLCILASIAFGIPLQFDAVYTEGIGGISTEDVVYANQLGYRIKHLGVARRSEAGIEMRVHPTLIPEKRLIANVDGVMNAVLVQADRLGPSLYYGAGAGADPTASAVIADIIDVARTITTDAQNRVPHLAFQPDQIVDLPILPITEIQTAYYLRMCADDRPGVLAEITRIMGDKEISIEAVLQKEPESGVTRATIIMLTQRIQEQQMVDAIDAIKRLEVVHGDVHRIRVETLDGD from the coding sequence TTGAAACCGGTGAAACTGGGTTTGCTTGGTGTCGGTACCGTCGGTGCCAGTACCGCGATAGTGTTAAAGAATAATTCCGCCGAAATCGCGCGTCGGGCAGGTCGAAAAATAGAAATTATTCAGGCGTCACGGCGCAATGTCGCGGCTGGATTGCCACAGGGTAGCGGAGATATCAATCTCGTTGATGATCCTTTTGAAGTCATCAACAATCCCGAAATCGATATCGTCATCGAGCTTATCGGTGGCTATGACCCGGCGCTTGAACTGGTGATGCAGGCGATCGAAAAAGGGAAACACGTAGTGACCGCCAACAAGGCGTTGATCGCATTACACGGTAACGAAATATTTGCCGCGGCCCAGAAAAGTGGCGTCAATGTTGTATTCGAGGCTGCAGTAGCCGGGGGTATACCGATCATCAAATCGATTCGCGAGGGTTTAAGTGCGAATCATATCCAGTCGGTTGCTGGAATTATCAACGGCACCGGTAACTTCATACTCACGGAAATGCGTGATAAGGGTCGTGATTTTGACGACGTACTGCATGAGGCTCAGCAACTGGGCTATGCCGAAGCAGATCCAACTTTTGACGTCGAAGGAATTGATGCGGCCCATAAGCTCTGTATCCTGGCGTCGATTGCCTTCGGTATCCCGCTGCAGTTCGACGCTGTTTACACGGAAGGTATTGGTGGCATTTCGACCGAGGACGTGGTCTATGCCAATCAGCTAGGTTATCGAATCAAGCATTTGGGCGTAGCACGTCGTTCCGAGGCAGGAATTGAAATGCGTGTACATCCGACCCTGATTCCGGAAAAAAGATTGATTGCCAATGTGGACGGCGTCATGAACGCGGTGCTGGTGCAGGCTGACAGGCTTGGGCCTTCACTCTACTATGGTGCCGGGGCAGGAGCCGACCCAACCGCATCTGCCGTAATCGCAGATATTATCGACGTTGCCCGCACGATTACCACCGATGCACAGAACCGGGTACCGCATCTGGCTTTCCAGCCCGATCAAATTGTCGATCTACCGATTCTGCCGATCACTGAGATTCAAACTGCCTACTATTTACGCATGTGTGCCGATGATCGTCCCGGTGTTTTGGCTGAAATCACCCGCATTATGGGAGATAAGGAAATTTCTATCGAAGCGGTATTGCAAAAGGAGCCGGAATCCGGGGTCACACGGGCGACAATTATCATGCTGACGCAAAGGATCCAGGAACAGCAAATGGTCGATGCGATTGATGCAATCAAGCGACTTGAAGTTGTACACGGCGATGTCCACCGGATTCGCGTTGAGACGCTCGACGGGGATTAA
- a CDS encoding Mth938-like domain-containing protein has translation MIRLAIYIILSCMPLAEDIITSSHRITAYDTGMISINEEIYRQSLVMTADSILCPWPVSSLEHLDTETLAPIFDSKPTVVLLGTGERQMFPDARIFVQFGERGIGLEVMDNGALCRTFNILVAEDRDVTAAIILNASNT, from the coding sequence TTGATCAGGCTGGCAATTTACATTATTCTGAGTTGCATGCCGCTTGCCGAAGACATCATCACCAGTAGCCATCGAATCACCGCCTATGACACGGGCATGATCAGCATAAACGAGGAGATATATCGTCAAAGCCTGGTCATGACGGCCGATTCTATTCTGTGTCCGTGGCCGGTTTCATCGCTTGAGCATCTCGATACGGAAACCCTGGCGCCAATATTCGATTCAAAACCAACGGTGGTCCTGCTCGGCACCGGCGAACGCCAAATGTTTCCGGATGCCAGGATATTCGTACAGTTCGGCGAGCGGGGCATCGGCCTCGAGGTCATGGACAACGGCGCCCTGTGCCGCACCTTTAATATCCTCGTCGCCGAAGACCGCGACGTCACCGCCGCCATCATCCTCAACGCCTCAAACACCTGA
- the rpoS gene encoding RNA polymerase sigma factor RpoS, with protein sequence MTKSTDKSLIEDTEIPPEELVEDLVDDEEATDLEADVEDGDEDEVEEITTIGAGEGDATESEKFVDRRKPETDRRKTTTRRSSDADPTRLYLKEIEVSPLLTAEEEVHYSRLALKGDTAARDKMIECNLRLVVKIARRYMNRGLALLDLIEEGNLGLIRAVEKFDPERGFRFSTYATWWIRQTIERGLMNQTRTIRLPIHVIKELNTYLRAARKLTQELNREATPEDVARLLKKPVKDVEKMFKLADRVSSFDIPMGGEGERPLLDVIPDDNNADPSVILQDESVIAHLDSWLDELDEKQRDVVVRRFGLRNHARGTLEEVGLELGVTRERVRQIQMDALRKLRRILEHSGYSRENIIEE encoded by the coding sequence ATGACTAAATCGACCGATAAGTCTCTTATCGAAGATACCGAAATACCGCCAGAAGAGTTGGTAGAGGATCTTGTCGACGATGAGGAAGCGACCGATCTGGAAGCCGATGTCGAGGATGGAGACGAAGACGAAGTAGAAGAGATCACTACGATCGGAGCGGGCGAAGGGGACGCCACCGAGAGTGAGAAATTTGTCGATCGACGCAAGCCTGAAACGGATCGTCGCAAGACGACGACACGTCGCTCATCGGATGCAGATCCAACCCGGCTCTACCTCAAGGAAATAGAAGTTTCACCACTGTTGACCGCGGAAGAGGAAGTCCACTATTCGCGGCTCGCGTTAAAAGGTGACACCGCGGCGCGCGATAAAATGATCGAATGTAACCTGCGCCTGGTCGTCAAGATTGCGAGACGATACATGAATCGCGGGCTGGCGCTACTCGATCTGATCGAAGAGGGCAACCTGGGCCTGATCCGCGCGGTCGAAAAATTTGATCCTGAGCGCGGTTTTCGTTTTTCAACCTATGCCACCTGGTGGATCAGGCAAACCATAGAACGCGGCCTGATGAACCAGACACGCACTATCAGGTTGCCGATTCACGTGATCAAGGAATTGAACACCTACCTCAGGGCGGCACGAAAACTCACCCAGGAATTGAACCGGGAGGCAACGCCCGAGGACGTGGCCAGGTTGCTGAAGAAACCGGTAAAAGACGTCGAGAAAATGTTCAAGCTCGCTGATCGTGTTTCCTCCTTCGATATTCCGATGGGCGGTGAGGGTGAACGCCCGCTACTCGACGTTATCCCTGACGATAATAATGCGGATCCATCTGTTATTCTGCAGGATGAATCCGTGATAGCGCACCTTGACAGCTGGCTCGACGAACTCGATGAGAAGCAGCGGGATGTTGTGGTACGCCGCTTTGGTCTGCGCAATCACGCGCGCGGTACGCTGGAGGAGGTTGGGCTCGAGCTCGGTGTCACCCGTGAGCGCGTGCGCCAGATCCAGATGGATGCACTGCGCAAGCTGCGTCGCATCCTCGAGCACAGCGGCTACTCGCGCGAAAACATAATCGAAGAATAA
- a CDS encoding peptidoglycan DD-metalloendopeptidase family protein, with product MVFIILNSKSRIMKSALTTALAVLLLVSCVTVKPPTYVSRGAGWYTVKPSDTLYSIAWRYGLDYKQLARWNQIGVNSPIHPGQRLRLIKPSGQAVAGTIKSTASSASKKSTSTQPKVATSTKNKQSSGRNPVKWLWPTKGKPMNTFLASELGRRGIDIAGRLGQPVRAVADGSVVYSGNGLAGYGNLIIIKHSDTYLSAYAYCQERLVQEGSAVKAGKMVAKMGSRDNVAKLHFEIRRNGKPVDPMKYLPKN from the coding sequence TTGGTATTTATAATTTTAAACAGTAAAAGTCGAATCATGAAATCAGCTCTCACTACCGCTCTTGCCGTATTGCTGCTGGTTTCCTGCGTTACGGTAAAGCCGCCGACTTATGTGTCGCGCGGTGCCGGTTGGTATACGGTAAAACCGAGTGATACGCTTTATTCGATCGCGTGGCGTTACGGACTCGACTACAAGCAACTGGCCCGCTGGAACCAGATCGGCGTCAATTCGCCGATTCACCCGGGACAGCGCCTGCGGTTGATAAAACCCAGCGGACAAGCTGTTGCCGGTACCATTAAAAGTACCGCAAGTAGCGCGAGCAAAAAAAGCACTTCTACCCAGCCTAAAGTTGCCACCAGTACCAAAAATAAGCAGTCTAGTGGGCGCAATCCGGTTAAATGGTTATGGCCGACCAAAGGCAAACCTATGAATACTTTTCTGGCGTCAGAACTCGGTCGACGCGGAATCGATATTGCTGGACGACTCGGTCAACCGGTACGCGCAGTTGCAGATGGAAGCGTGGTATATAGTGGTAATGGTTTGGCCGGTTATGGTAATCTGATCATTATCAAGCACAGCGATACCTATCTGAGTGCCTATGCCTATTGTCAGGAACGTCTGGTGCAAGAGGGAAGCGCAGTAAAGGCAGGGAAGATGGTCGCGAAAATGGGAAGCAGAGATAACGTTGCAAAGCTGCATTTTGAGATCAGGCGAAACGGTAAGCCAGTTGACCCTATGAAGTATCTGCCAAAGAATTAA
- a CDS encoding DedA family protein: protein MQVFEKIYRAVMQFARRRQAPYYLSALSFVESFILPFPPPDVMLAPMALARPSRALYFATLTLVFSVLGGLVGYAIGAFLFDLAEPYIISWGYQTRFDTVILWFNQWGFWAVLVAGFSPVPYKIFTIAAGVLNLAILPFLFASIIGRGARFFLLAWCLARFGPAIEPKLVRYIEYIGWFIVVALLIAIGIYNFKQ, encoded by the coding sequence GTGCAGGTTTTTGAAAAGATCTACCGTGCTGTCATGCAGTTCGCGCGTCGCAGGCAGGCACCTTACTACCTGTCGGCGCTCAGCTTTGTTGAATCCTTCATCCTGCCTTTCCCCCCGCCCGACGTTATGCTGGCGCCGATGGCCCTGGCTCGACCTTCGCGAGCGTTGTATTTTGCCACGCTAACACTGGTTTTTTCAGTTCTGGGCGGTCTTGTGGGTTACGCAATCGGCGCATTTCTGTTCGACCTGGCCGAACCCTATATTATCAGTTGGGGATACCAGACCCGATTCGACACGGTAATCCTGTGGTTTAACCAGTGGGGTTTCTGGGCAGTGTTGGTGGCCGGATTTTCACCCGTTCCTTACAAGATATTTACGATCGCCGCGGGGGTATTGAATCTTGCGATTTTACCATTTCTGTTCGCATCGATTATTGGCCGCGGTGCGCGGTTTTTCCTGTTGGCCTGGTGTCTGGCAAGATTTGGGCCGGCAATTGAACCTAAGTTGGTCAGGTATATCGAATATATTGGATGGTTTATCGTTGTCGCATTGCTGATAGCGATTGGTATTTATAATTTTAAACAGTAA
- a CDS encoding protein-L-isoaspartate(D-aspartate) O-methyltransferase produces the protein MSDREHQGIGMTSQRTRDRLVRRLKQQGINNEQVLEVMRRVPRHLFVDEALAHRAYEDTALPIGYGQTISQPYIVAQMTQLLLEDGMPNSVLEIGTGCGYQTAVLANIFPQVYSIERIEALYLQAKQRLAELELYNVQLRYTDGTEGWPNPSYRFDRIIMTAACTELPAALVSQLSDRGIMVLPFDNGTDQTMTKVTRSQSGLVSEALEKVVFVPLLPGLN, from the coding sequence ATGTCGGATCGGGAACACCAGGGAATCGGGATGACCTCCCAGCGTACGCGTGATCGCCTGGTCAGGCGCCTGAAACAGCAGGGCATCAATAACGAACAGGTACTTGAAGTGATGCGTCGCGTGCCCCGGCATTTGTTTGTCGATGAGGCTCTTGCGCACCGGGCCTATGAGGATACCGCGCTGCCAATCGGCTATGGACAGACGATTTCACAACCCTATATCGTTGCCCAAATGACGCAGCTGTTGCTGGAAGATGGTATGCCCAACTCTGTGCTTGAAATTGGTACCGGTTGCGGGTATCAGACCGCAGTGCTAGCCAATATTTTCCCCCAGGTTTATAGCATTGAGCGCATCGAAGCGTTGTATCTCCAGGCAAAGCAACGACTCGCTGAACTGGAATTGTATAACGTTCAGTTGCGTTATACCGATGGCACCGAGGGTTGGCCTAATCCCAGTTATCGCTTTGATCGAATTATCATGACGGCTGCCTGCACCGAGTTACCGGCAGCTCTGGTGTCACAACTCAGTGATAGGGGCATCATGGTGTTGCCATTCGATAACGGTACCGATCAAACCATGACCAAGGTAACCCGAAGTCAAAGTGGTCTGGTGAGCGAGGCGCTGGAAAAAGTCGTGTTTGTGCCGCTGTTGCCGGGATTAAACTAG
- the surE gene encoding 5'/3'-nucleotidase SurE — protein MHILITNDDGYLAPGIKILAQELAQVADISVVAPDRNKSGASNSLTLMRPLRVEQSSDGSYYVDGTPTDCVHLALSGLLDEQPDMVVSGINAGPNLGDDVLYSGTVAAAMEGRYLGLPAIAVSLVGKPANHFLSAAQITRRVIGRLTQSPLPDDTLLNINVPDLPGRDITAIQATRLGFRHRSESMVKQRDPNGRPIYWVGPPGEAQDAGPGTDFYAVEHAIASVTPMQIDLTRHNGIEPLQDWLAAL, from the coding sequence GTGCACATTCTCATTACCAACGATGACGGCTACCTGGCGCCCGGAATCAAAATTCTGGCACAGGAACTTGCCCAGGTTGCCGACATTTCCGTGGTTGCCCCGGATCGGAATAAAAGCGGGGCCAGTAATTCACTGACCCTGATGCGCCCGCTGCGCGTCGAGCAATCTTCGGATGGCAGCTATTACGTCGACGGAACGCCTACCGACTGTGTTCACCTGGCACTGTCGGGATTGCTCGATGAGCAGCCCGATATGGTTGTCTCGGGCATTAATGCTGGCCCCAACCTCGGTGACGATGTGTTGTATTCGGGTACCGTGGCAGCCGCGATGGAAGGTCGTTACCTGGGCCTGCCCGCGATCGCGGTATCGCTTGTCGGCAAACCGGCAAACCATTTTCTTTCCGCCGCACAGATTACCCGGCGCGTGATTGGAAGACTCACCCAAAGTCCGTTACCGGATGACACCCTGCTCAATATAAACGTGCCTGATTTACCCGGTCGCGATATTACTGCGATCCAGGCAACTCGCCTCGGTTTCCGACACCGGTCCGAATCCATGGTAAAGCAGCGTGATCCCAATGGCCGTCCGATATACTGGGTTGGTCCACCGGGCGAGGCCCAGGATGCCGGTCCCGGCACCGACTTCTACGCGGTCGAACACGCCATTGCCTCGGTAACCCCGATGCAGATTGACCTGACGCGTCATAACGGTATCGAACCTTTGCAAGATTGGCTGGCCGCTTTGTGA
- a CDS encoding Smr/MutS family protein, producing MNDDDDSEFARLIPGVKRLRQDRINVYQHRRREKNVTRAKNAGTHWQESGFVDESVPARDTHFKPGLQKKLQRKIKQGTIRPETSIDLHGYRQLEALEALEAFLADALQHGNRMLLIVHGQGYRSQSDAVLKPLVQRWLANQAQVLAWCPALARDGAAGASYVYLRGS from the coding sequence ATGAACGACGATGACGACTCCGAATTTGCCCGGCTGATCCCGGGGGTTAAACGCCTGCGTCAAGATCGCATCAACGTCTATCAGCATCGCCGTCGGGAAAAGAATGTAACCCGGGCCAAGAACGCGGGTACGCATTGGCAGGAATCTGGGTTTGTTGACGAGTCCGTTCCGGCGCGCGATACCCACTTTAAGCCCGGTCTGCAAAAAAAACTGCAACGCAAAATAAAACAGGGGACAATCCGTCCCGAAACCAGCATCGATTTGCACGGTTACCGACAGCTCGAGGCACTGGAAGCGCTGGAAGCGTTCTTAGCCGATGCGCTGCAGCACGGAAACCGGATGTTATTAATCGTCCATGGCCAGGGCTATCGATCGCAAAGCGATGCAGTGCTCAAGCCCCTGGTACAACGCTGGCTCGCAAACCAGGCGCAGGTGCTCGCCTGGTGCCCAGCCCTGGCACGAGACGGCGCGGCGGGTGCGAGTTATGTTTATCTGCGCGGTAGTTGA